The Mesobacillus jeotgali genome window below encodes:
- a CDS encoding NERD domain-containing protein, translating into MLLKTRTEPTELIALRHLNKRMELSSSDKFQLWTMEKGFTGEVHFDRMTESLAEERFIIDDLLLKANNSYFQLDKVIIAQDAVYLIDIKYHEGDYYLEGDKLYSVNRRREYKNPVIQLTRSETLFRQLLQNLKMNHLVRATVVFNNPEFTLYQAPMDQPIILPTQINRFLKELNNTPSKLDESHKKLAQTLLSMHQVKNPFATLPEYRYDHLEKGMNCRECGSLNTEIDQYDLVCGKCGTRERIEKAIVRHIEEIKVLFPEKKITTQTVYDWCNGKVSRRTFLRVLKKNYKSTGKTKDSYFD; encoded by the coding sequence ATGCTACTAAAAACACGCACTGAACCAACTGAGTTAATCGCATTGCGACATCTAAACAAAAGAATGGAATTATCATCATCGGATAAATTCCAGCTTTGGACTATGGAAAAAGGTTTTACCGGAGAAGTGCACTTCGACCGGATGACCGAAAGCCTCGCGGAAGAAAGGTTTATTATCGACGATCTCCTGCTCAAAGCGAATAATTCTTATTTCCAGCTGGATAAAGTGATCATTGCCCAAGATGCAGTGTATCTTATCGACATCAAATATCACGAAGGTGATTACTATCTCGAAGGGGACAAATTATATTCGGTCAATAGAAGACGAGAGTACAAAAACCCCGTCATTCAGCTGACACGAAGTGAAACCCTCTTCCGGCAGCTGTTGCAAAACCTCAAGATGAATCACCTAGTCCGTGCCACTGTCGTCTTCAACAATCCTGAATTCACCCTCTACCAGGCCCCGATGGATCAACCAATCATATTACCCACACAAATTAATCGGTTCCTAAAAGAATTAAATAATACTCCCTCCAAGTTAGATGAAAGCCACAAGAAACTTGCCCAAACACTACTTTCCATGCATCAGGTTAAGAACCCGTTCGCCACTCTGCCAGAGTACCGATATGACCACCTGGAAAAAGGAATGAATTGCCGCGAATGCGGGTCATTGAATACCGAAATTGATCAATATGACCTCGTTTGCGGAAAGTGTGGGACGCGCGAAAGAATTGAAAAAGCAATCGTCCGGCACATAGAGGAAATCAAAGTTCTGTTTCCAGAAAAGAAGATCACCACGCAAACCGTTTATGATTGGTGCAATGGGAAGGTTAGTAGGAGGACGTTCTTGAGGGTGTTGAAGAAGAATTATAAATCAACAGGAAAGACTAAGGATTCTTATTTTGATTGA
- the odhB gene encoding 2-oxoglutarate dehydrogenase complex dihydrolipoyllysine-residue succinyltransferase gives MAEIKVPELAESITEGTIAQWLKKKGDQVAKGEYVVELETDKVNVEIISDYDGVLTELLAEEGDTVKVGEAIAIVGDQQGGDNTGNDSAASSTGRESESPDETAGSAGEGESTEASQSSNQPAAEEASERIIASPAARKLAREKGIDLSQVTSQDPLGRVRKQDVESYTPEQKNTQKPAGEKTAAPKAAPAGNSNNDDGRVERIKMSRRRQTIANRLVEVQQTAAMLTTFNEVDMTAVMELRKKWKDRFYEENDVRLGFMSFFTKAVVAALKKTPYLNAEIQGDEIVLKKFYDIGVAVAADEGLVVPVIRDADRKNFAEIENDINELAEKARTNKLSLKDLQGGSFTITNGGVFGSLLSTPIINGPQVGILGMHTIQLRPVAIDKERMENRPMMYIALSYDHRIVDGKEAVTFLKRIKELMEDPESLLLQG, from the coding sequence ATGGCAGAGATTAAAGTTCCGGAATTAGCCGAATCAATCACCGAGGGAACGATTGCCCAGTGGCTGAAGAAAAAGGGTGATCAAGTGGCGAAAGGTGAATATGTTGTTGAATTGGAGACCGATAAAGTAAATGTTGAAATTATCTCTGACTACGATGGAGTACTGACTGAGTTACTCGCTGAAGAAGGAGATACAGTGAAGGTAGGGGAAGCCATCGCCATCGTTGGCGATCAGCAAGGTGGAGATAATACCGGGAATGATTCTGCAGCATCTAGCACAGGCAGAGAATCCGAGTCGCCAGATGAGACTGCTGGAAGTGCTGGAGAAGGGGAAAGCACTGAAGCGAGCCAATCAAGTAATCAGCCTGCTGCTGAGGAAGCATCAGAGCGGATCATCGCGTCACCTGCTGCAAGAAAGCTGGCCAGGGAAAAAGGCATCGACTTGAGCCAGGTAACCTCTCAAGATCCACTTGGCCGAGTACGGAAACAGGATGTGGAGTCTTATACTCCAGAGCAAAAAAATACTCAAAAGCCTGCTGGTGAAAAAACAGCTGCGCCAAAGGCTGCTCCTGCCGGAAACTCAAATAATGATGACGGCCGCGTTGAGCGAATCAAAATGTCACGCAGACGTCAGACAATTGCCAACAGGCTGGTTGAAGTCCAGCAGACAGCGGCGATGCTTACGACTTTCAATGAAGTCGATATGACGGCCGTAATGGAACTAAGGAAAAAATGGAAAGACCGTTTCTATGAAGAAAATGATGTCCGTTTAGGCTTTATGTCCTTTTTCACAAAAGCAGTTGTAGCAGCATTGAAGAAGACTCCTTACCTGAATGCTGAAATCCAGGGAGACGAAATCGTCCTTAAGAAGTTCTATGACATTGGAGTCGCTGTCGCTGCGGACGAAGGACTTGTAGTCCCAGTCATCAGGGATGCAGACAGGAAAAACTTCGCCGAAATCGAAAATGACATAAACGAACTGGCTGAAAAGGCCCGAACCAACAAACTATCCTTGAAAGACCTTCAGGGAGGAAGTTTCACAATCACAAATGGTGGCGTCTTTGGATCATTGCTATCAACACCAATCATCAATGGCCCACAGGTAGGTATCCTGGGAATGCACACAATCCAGCTGCGCCCAGTAGCGATCGATAAAGAACGAATGGAAAACAGACCGATGATGTACATCGCATTATCCTATGACCACAGAATAGTCGACGGAAAAGAAGCCGTTACCTTCCTCAAGCGTATCAAGGAATTGATGGAAGACCCAGAATCATTGTTGTTACAGGGGTAA
- the sucA gene encoding 2-oxoglutarate dehydrogenase E1 component: MKKPVSGSKAWPGFHGPNQGYVEELYEMFLQDPDSVDADIREYFEQNSNLQTNESEIRNGAEVAAGKPAGSPAKIAAALRYADYIRSYGHLSANIYPLQGSSKDPQLEDYEKWGLTDADLTDIPVDLVCPSAPSSIKNGKEAFQFLKKVYSDTIAYEFEQVNEMAEKEWLRQKVESGELIPNVDRERKISLYERLTEVENFEKYLHRTFVGQKRFSIEGLDSMVPLLDEVISGAVNNGVETINIGMAHRGRLNVLAHVLGKPYEMIFAEFQHAPNKELVPSEGSIGINFGWTGDVKYHLGLDRKIKSDTTANARLTLANNPSHLEFAGAVVEGFTRAAQDDRNEPGYAKYDPVKAMAILIHGDAAFPGQGIVAETLNLSRLHGYKTGGTIHVIANNTIGFTTESMDSRSTRYASDLAKGYEIPIIHVNADDPEACLMAARLAFEYRKTFGKDFLIDLIGYRRFGHNEMDEPMTTNPEMYVMVHKHPTVKKIYGNMLVEQGSMSEETRTQIEQRISNRLTEAYEKVPNKEKEVKNEPEIPEVVEMGIPQIETGVPIEVLRKINSDLLNWPEGFNVFNKLEKILQRRKDAFSESGKIDWGLAETLAFASIIKDGTPVRLTGQDSERGTFAQRNLVLHDSETGKQFSPLHVLPDAKASFSIHNSPLSEAAVVGFEYGYNVFAPETLVLWEAQYGDFANAAQVLFDQFVAAGRAKWGQKSGLVMLLPHGYEGQGPEHSSGRVERFLTLAAENNWTVANLSSAAQYFHILRRQAAILKQEAVRPLVLMTPKSLLRNPTVAADPQQLAEGSFKPIIEQPGLGGQPEKVERVVLCTGKVSIDIAEKIQPEEHGWLHVLRIEEIYPFPLELLKEMLGRYPNLKEIVWVQEEPKNMGAWTFVEPRINEAAPNGLEASYIGRRRRSSPAEGDPNIHKLEQARIVNDALTRTNGGGNENGRD, from the coding sequence GTGAAAAAGCCAGTTTCGGGAAGCAAGGCATGGCCAGGATTTCATGGGCCAAACCAGGGGTATGTCGAAGAGTTATATGAAATGTTCCTTCAAGATCCAGATTCCGTTGATGCTGATATCAGGGAGTATTTTGAACAGAACTCTAATCTTCAAACTAACGAATCTGAAATTCGTAATGGAGCAGAAGTCGCTGCAGGAAAACCAGCAGGATCTCCTGCCAAAATCGCAGCTGCATTAAGATATGCAGACTACATTCGGTCCTATGGCCATTTATCTGCGAATATTTATCCATTGCAGGGCAGCAGCAAGGATCCTCAGCTTGAGGACTATGAGAAATGGGGACTGACTGACGCTGATTTGACGGATATTCCGGTAGATCTCGTTTGCCCAAGCGCACCTTCTTCTATTAAGAATGGCAAAGAGGCTTTTCAATTTTTAAAAAAGGTTTACTCAGACACGATTGCGTACGAATTTGAACAAGTAAATGAAATGGCTGAAAAAGAGTGGCTAAGGCAAAAGGTCGAGTCGGGTGAATTGATCCCTAATGTGGATAGAGAAAGAAAAATCAGCTTGTACGAACGCCTTACAGAGGTCGAAAACTTTGAAAAATATCTGCACCGGACTTTTGTCGGCCAAAAGAGGTTTTCAATCGAAGGCCTGGATTCAATGGTACCGCTTCTTGATGAAGTCATCTCTGGTGCGGTGAATAATGGTGTTGAAACAATTAACATTGGAATGGCCCACAGGGGGAGACTCAATGTCCTAGCCCATGTTCTCGGCAAACCGTATGAAATGATTTTTGCAGAGTTCCAGCACGCGCCAAACAAAGAACTTGTGCCATCCGAAGGTTCAATTGGGATTAACTTCGGCTGGACTGGCGATGTGAAATATCATCTTGGACTTGACCGGAAAATCAAGTCGGACACTACAGCCAATGCCAGACTGACACTGGCCAATAACCCGAGTCACCTTGAATTTGCCGGCGCTGTGGTTGAAGGTTTTACACGCGCTGCCCAGGATGACAGGAATGAACCGGGATACGCAAAATATGATCCTGTAAAAGCAATGGCCATCCTGATCCATGGCGATGCTGCATTCCCAGGGCAGGGAATCGTGGCGGAAACGCTGAACCTGAGTCGTTTACATGGATATAAAACAGGTGGAACGATTCATGTCATCGCAAATAACACAATCGGCTTTACAACCGAATCTATGGATTCACGTTCCACTCGTTATGCCAGTGACCTGGCGAAAGGATATGAAATTCCGATCATCCATGTCAATGCCGATGACCCAGAGGCATGCTTGATGGCTGCCAGGCTCGCATTTGAGTACAGAAAGACCTTCGGAAAGGATTTCTTGATTGACTTGATTGGGTACAGACGCTTTGGCCATAATGAAATGGATGAGCCAATGACAACCAATCCTGAAATGTATGTGATGGTCCATAAACATCCGACTGTCAAGAAAATCTATGGAAATATGCTTGTAGAACAAGGTTCTATGTCAGAAGAGACGCGGACTCAGATTGAGCAAAGAATCTCAAACAGACTGACAGAAGCGTACGAAAAGGTACCTAATAAGGAAAAAGAAGTCAAGAATGAACCGGAAATCCCAGAAGTAGTGGAAATGGGAATACCGCAAATCGAAACTGGGGTTCCAATTGAAGTATTAAGGAAAATAAATAGTGATCTACTTAACTGGCCAGAGGGCTTCAATGTCTTCAATAAGCTGGAGAAAATCCTTCAAAGAAGGAAGGATGCTTTTTCTGAAAGCGGTAAAATCGACTGGGGTCTCGCTGAAACTTTAGCATTTGCTTCGATCATAAAGGATGGCACGCCTGTCCGACTGACTGGGCAGGATTCAGAGAGAGGAACCTTCGCCCAGAGGAATCTAGTACTGCATGACAGTGAGACTGGCAAGCAGTTTTCGCCTCTTCATGTGTTGCCTGATGCAAAAGCTTCATTCTCGATTCATAACAGTCCGCTTTCTGAAGCTGCGGTAGTAGGCTTTGAATATGGCTATAATGTGTTCGCCCCAGAGACCTTGGTCCTCTGGGAAGCACAGTACGGGGATTTCGCGAACGCTGCCCAGGTATTATTCGACCAATTTGTAGCGGCTGGAAGAGCGAAGTGGGGGCAAAAATCAGGTCTTGTCATGTTGTTGCCTCATGGTTATGAAGGACAGGGGCCAGAGCATTCAAGTGGAAGAGTGGAAAGGTTCTTAACGCTCGCCGCTGAAAATAACTGGACGGTTGCAAACCTTTCTTCTGCGGCGCAATATTTCCATATCCTAAGGAGACAGGCGGCGATTTTAAAACAGGAAGCTGTACGTCCGCTAGTGTTGATGACGCCTAAGAGTCTGTTGAGAAACCCTACCGTTGCGGCGGATCCACAGCAATTGGCAGAAGGCAGTTTCAAGCCGATCATTGAGCAGCCAGGACTTGGAGGCCAGCCGGAAAAAGTCGAGCGCGTTGTACTGTGCACAGGAAAAGTGAGCATAGACATCGCTGAAAAAATACAACCAGAAGAGCATGGATGGCTGCATGTATTGAGAATCGAAGAAATCTATCCATTCCCTCTTGAACTATTAAAAGAGATGTTAGGTCGTTATCCTAATTTGAAAGAAATCGTCTGGGTTCAGGAAGAACCAAAGAATATGGGTGCATGGACATTTGTTGAGCCTAGAATCAATGAAGCAGCACCGAATGGGCTGGAAGCTTCCTATATTGGCAGAAGAAGACGCTCAAGCCCGGCAGAGGGAGATCCAAACATCCACAAGTTGGAGCAGGCAAGAATTGTAAATGATGCACTGACAAGGACAAATGGAGGAGGAAATGAAAATGGCAGAGATTAA
- the mnmH gene encoding tRNA 2-selenouridine(34) synthase MnmH: MKDISVQELISSKEFIPVDVRAPIEHNDSAIPGSVNIPLFTDEERQEIGTIFKRSGEEAAKWRAMEIVSPKLPHLLGEIKDLKKTGAEPVIHCWRGGMRSRSVASFLEYAGIPALRLEGGYKAYREYILEKIPQLLPEKAIVLHGMTGTGKTDILQALQEKGYPVVDLEKMANHRGSIFGMIGKGEAHNQKTFDALLFDRLNEIKGSTYFIIEAESKRIGRAAQPEVMLQKKLNGIHYLVKSSIPERVERIYNEYVQPFIGQGWFEEEVTEKVTKLIRRINHEISPSLAIALEEKNYKDLIEILLVHYYDPRYNHALLEYKGPFTEIDADDPDVIKNIEKVIQKTLSGSTAV; encoded by the coding sequence ATGAAAGATATATCAGTACAAGAATTAATCAGCTCAAAAGAATTCATACCAGTCGATGTAAGGGCGCCAATCGAGCATAATGATTCGGCAATACCCGGATCGGTCAATATACCATTATTCACTGACGAGGAAAGACAAGAAATAGGCACGATTTTTAAGCGTTCAGGTGAAGAAGCTGCAAAATGGAGAGCCATGGAGATTGTTTCCCCGAAACTCCCACACTTGCTGGGGGAGATTAAGGACCTTAAAAAGACTGGTGCTGAGCCAGTGATCCATTGCTGGAGAGGCGGGATGCGAAGCAGGTCTGTAGCGTCCTTTCTTGAATACGCAGGCATACCAGCTTTGCGCCTGGAGGGCGGTTATAAAGCATACAGGGAATACATTCTGGAGAAAATCCCTCAGCTGCTGCCCGAAAAGGCCATCGTTTTGCATGGAATGACTGGTACCGGCAAAACGGATATTTTGCAGGCTCTCCAGGAAAAGGGATACCCCGTTGTAGATCTAGAAAAAATGGCAAACCATAGGGGATCTATTTTTGGAATGATTGGCAAGGGAGAGGCACATAATCAAAAAACATTTGACGCTTTACTGTTTGACAGGCTGAATGAGATAAAAGGTTCAACCTACTTCATCATCGAAGCGGAGAGCAAAAGGATCGGACGGGCAGCCCAGCCTGAAGTGATGCTCCAGAAGAAGCTGAATGGGATCCATTACCTGGTGAAAAGCTCCATACCAGAAAGAGTCGAACGAATTTACAACGAATATGTCCAGCCATTTATTGGACAAGGCTGGTTTGAAGAAGAAGTTACGGAGAAGGTAACAAAGCTGATTAGGCGGATCAATCACGAAATTTCACCATCACTGGCAATAGCCCTGGAGGAGAAAAATTACAAAGATTTAATTGAGATTTTGCTGGTCCATTATTATGATCCACGTTACAACCACGCACTACTTGAATATAAGGGCCCTTTTACAGAAATTGATGCAGACGACCCAGATGTCATAAAGAATATTGAAAAAGTGATACAGAAAACACTTTCTGGCTCAACAGCGGTTTAA
- a CDS encoding class I SAM-dependent methyltransferase: MIDSMAKQFEKPKGILGKLAGTIMYFENRKINKWSIRKLQVNRYDKILEIGFGPGYGIKTLMSNYRGIEVDGIDLSAKMKDEATKRNKEWIDTRKVHLTIGDVADFQPDHRYNKMISVNNYPLWDQPLTSLRHLFQLLKQGGRIVLTVQPREEGSTADTAKQLGERMSKDLLNAGFKNPEVSYLDVRPVLTVCVTAEKK, encoded by the coding sequence ATGATTGATTCAATGGCGAAGCAGTTCGAGAAGCCAAAAGGCATACTTGGAAAGCTTGCAGGTACTATAATGTATTTTGAGAACCGGAAAATTAACAAATGGAGTATAAGGAAGCTTCAAGTGAATAGATATGATAAAATCCTCGAAATTGGCTTCGGACCGGGGTATGGTATAAAGACTTTGATGTCAAATTATCGTGGAATTGAAGTGGATGGAATTGATTTATCTGCTAAAATGAAGGACGAAGCGACAAAGAGAAATAAAGAATGGATTGATACACGGAAAGTACATTTGACCATCGGTGATGTTGCCGACTTCCAACCAGATCATCGTTACAATAAGATGATTTCTGTAAACAATTACCCCCTTTGGGACCAGCCTCTTACTTCCTTAAGGCATTTATTTCAATTGTTAAAACAAGGAGGCAGGATTGTGCTAACTGTCCAGCCTCGTGAAGAAGGCTCGACTGCAGACACTGCCAAGCAGTTGGGAGAACGTATGAGCAAAGATTTACTTAATGCGGGATTCAAAAACCCAGAGGTCTCATATCTTGACGTTAGACCCGTTCTGACAGTATGTGTCACGGCTGAAAAGAAGTAG
- the trpA gene encoding tryptophan synthase subunit alpha, translating into MDKIKKALTEKGKKAFIPYIMAGDGGLETLEEKLLYLQECGADAIEIGIPFSDPVADGPTIQKAGIRALRSGTTLRKVLETIQTFKNEISVPLILMTYMNPLVAYGIEKFAEDAAEAGISGCIIPDLPIEEENFVLPAFEQQGISLIRLVTLTTPVERIREIGARATGFIYAVTVTGITGARNNFSKELAGFLDMVKKSSSVPVLAGFGVSSEEQVREVCQHCDGVIVGSKIIDLLEQNDLAGIKQLVSSAEEAGLQIYK; encoded by the coding sequence ATGGATAAAATTAAAAAAGCTCTTACTGAGAAAGGGAAAAAGGCATTTATTCCATATATAATGGCTGGGGATGGTGGACTTGAAACTCTGGAAGAAAAGCTTTTGTATTTACAAGAGTGCGGTGCTGATGCCATAGAAATTGGCATCCCATTCTCTGACCCTGTTGCGGACGGACCCACCATCCAGAAAGCTGGCATCCGTGCGCTTCGAAGTGGGACGACATTGCGGAAGGTACTCGAGACCATTCAAACCTTCAAAAATGAAATCTCAGTACCTCTTATTCTGATGACCTATATGAATCCCCTTGTAGCATATGGAATCGAAAAGTTCGCTGAGGATGCCGCGGAAGCTGGTATTTCAGGCTGTATCATTCCTGACCTTCCAATTGAGGAGGAAAATTTCGTTCTCCCAGCGTTTGAGCAGCAGGGAATCTCACTGATCAGGCTCGTGACTCTCACAACACCTGTTGAGAGAATAAGAGAAATCGGAGCGAGGGCGACAGGATTCATTTATGCAGTTACCGTAACCGGAATCACGGGTGCACGAAACAATTTCAGCAAGGAACTTGCCGGTTTCTTAGATATGGTAAAGAAATCCAGTTCCGTTCCAGTGCTGGCGGGGTTCGGAGTTTCAAGCGAAGAACAAGTAAGAGAAGTGTGCCAGCATTGCGATGGTGTGATCGTTGGCAGTAAAATAATTGATTTATTGGAGCAAAATGATTTAGCGGGAATAAAACAGCTCGTTTCCAGCGCTGAAGAGGCTGGTCTGCAAATTTATAAGTAA
- the trpB gene encoding tryptophan synthase subunit beta codes for MSSITYNLPDEKGHFGNFGGRFVPETLMQAVLELEKEYNRALEDEEFHNELNKLMKDYVGRETPLYLASNLTEHAGGAKIYLKREDLNHTGAHKINNTVGQALLAVRMGKRKIVAETGAGQHGVATATVCALLNLECVIFMGKEDIRRQQLNVFRMELLGAKVISVDAGSGTLKDAVNEALRYWVTNVQDTHYILGSVMGPHPFPKMVRDFQSVIGKETKQQFFEKEGKLPDALVACIGGGSNSIGLFYPFIEDESVSIYGVEAAGLGLSTDKHAASLTKGKPGVLHGAMMYLLQDEDGQIQEAHSISAGLDYPGIGPEHSYLHDINRITYESVTDDEALHAFQLLSKLEGIIPALESAHAIAYTVKLAARMSKDESIVVCLSGRGDKDVQTIKDRIGGLE; via the coding sequence ATGAGTTCAATTACTTATAATTTACCAGACGAAAAAGGGCATTTCGGAAATTTCGGTGGCAGGTTCGTACCAGAAACATTGATGCAGGCAGTTCTCGAATTGGAGAAAGAATACAACAGGGCTCTGGAAGATGAGGAGTTCCATAACGAATTGAATAAATTAATGAAGGATTACGTCGGCAGGGAAACGCCATTATACCTGGCAAGTAATCTTACAGAGCATGCTGGCGGAGCAAAAATCTATCTTAAAAGGGAGGACCTAAATCATACAGGTGCCCATAAAATCAACAATACTGTCGGTCAGGCCTTGCTTGCTGTCAGGATGGGAAAACGGAAAATTGTCGCTGAAACTGGGGCTGGCCAGCATGGAGTTGCTACTGCAACAGTATGTGCTCTGCTTAATTTGGAATGTGTGATATTTATGGGCAAAGAGGATATCAGGCGTCAGCAATTAAATGTTTTCAGGATGGAACTCCTGGGGGCAAAAGTAATCAGTGTAGATGCTGGCAGCGGGACATTGAAGGATGCGGTCAATGAAGCTCTTCGCTACTGGGTCACAAATGTCCAGGATACTCATTATATCCTTGGATCCGTAATGGGTCCTCATCCGTTTCCAAAAATGGTTCGTGACTTTCAAAGTGTCATCGGAAAAGAAACGAAACAGCAATTTTTCGAGAAGGAAGGAAAGCTGCCAGATGCTCTTGTAGCTTGCATTGGAGGGGGCAGTAATTCGATTGGTTTGTTTTATCCGTTCATTGAGGATGAAAGTGTGTCAATATATGGTGTAGAAGCGGCGGGACTCGGCCTTTCGACTGACAAGCATGCTGCTTCACTAACCAAGGGTAAACCAGGAGTGCTGCATGGCGCAATGATGTACCTTCTCCAGGATGAGGATGGACAAATTCAGGAAGCACATTCAATATCAGCCGGCCTGGATTACCCTGGCATTGGTCCTGAACACAGTTATCTTCATGATATTAATCGAATCACATATGAATCTGTAACAGATGACGAAGCACTTCATGCCTTTCAACTGCTTTCAAAATTAGAGGGAATCATCCCTGCTTTGGAAAGTGCCCATGCCATTGCATACACAGTCAAGCTAGCCGCCAGGATGAGTAAAGATGAAAGTATTGTTGTCTGCTTATCTGGCCGGGGTGATAAAGATGTACAGACAATAAAGGACAGAATAGGGGGACTGGAATAA
- a CDS encoding phosphoribosylanthranilate isomerase, giving the protein MKVKICGIKTVEAASHAVGNGADALGFVFAESKRRITVLQAQQIISDLPAHVWKVGVFVNEGAATVEKIAETVGLTHIQLHGDEVPEDYRSIGLPLIKAVSVKSPGDLEKITEIKADYILLDSPPAEYRGGNGSSFEWDLASALGKSNKTVILAGGLDSANVSKAIAKVNPLMVDVSSGVETNGEKDPVKIKRFIHNAKKSGEE; this is encoded by the coding sequence ATGAAGGTTAAGATTTGCGGCATTAAAACGGTTGAAGCAGCGAGCCATGCTGTAGGGAATGGAGCCGATGCTCTTGGATTTGTCTTTGCAGAAAGTAAAAGGCGAATAACAGTTCTGCAGGCACAACAGATCATTTCGGACTTACCGGCACATGTCTGGAAGGTAGGTGTTTTTGTGAATGAGGGTGCTGCAACAGTAGAGAAGATTGCCGAAACTGTCGGCCTTACTCATATTCAGCTTCATGGAGATGAGGTGCCTGAGGATTATCGATCAATTGGGCTGCCGTTAATAAAAGCTGTTTCTGTTAAGTCACCGGGAGACCTTGAGAAAATTACAGAAATAAAAGCAGATTATATCCTCCTAGACAGTCCGCCAGCTGAATATCGGGGAGGAAACGGTTCAAGTTTTGAATGGGATCTGGCAAGTGCATTAGGAAAGTCAAACAAAACTGTCATCCTTGCAGGTGGCTTGGATTCTGCCAATGTCAGCAAAGCAATTGCCAAGGTCAACCCCTTGATGGTTGATGTCAGCAGCGGTGTCGAAACAAACGGAGAAAAGGATCCAGTGAAAATAAAAAGATTTATCCATAACGCAAAAAAATCGGGGGAGGAATAA
- the trpC gene encoding indole-3-glycerol phosphate synthase TrpC yields MGTLLDSIIERKKVEVEELRKSAKEILEVSSESRSLLKALKQANNVAIISEFKRASPSKGDINPSLDPAHQAGIYALSGASAISVLTDEKGFKGSFSDLKKVREAVDLPVLCKDFIVDPIQIDMARSAGADVILLIAAALPLEKLSELYNYASEKGLECLVEIHDESDLEKALHINAKIIGVNNRDLKTFEVNLENTEKLGPLVKKAGAMLISESGIKTREDIVRASAAGASGVLIGETFMTSSNLQKTFSEFSVPIVREQHEG; encoded by the coding sequence ATGGGAACGCTACTTGATTCAATCATAGAAAGAAAAAAAGTCGAGGTGGAAGAGCTGAGGAAGTCAGCCAAGGAGATACTTGAAGTTTCTTCGGAGTCCCGATCTCTGCTAAAGGCGCTAAAACAGGCAAACAATGTGGCAATCATTTCAGAGTTTAAAAGGGCTTCGCCTTCGAAAGGAGACATCAATCCCTCTTTGGATCCAGCTCATCAGGCAGGAATATATGCCTTGTCAGGTGCATCGGCTATATCAGTGCTGACGGATGAAAAGGGCTTTAAGGGGTCTTTCAGCGATCTGAAAAAAGTCAGAGAAGCAGTTGACCTCCCGGTTCTTTGCAAGGATTTTATCGTTGATCCTATTCAAATAGACATGGCCCGTTCGGCAGGAGCAGATGTCATCTTGCTCATCGCAGCAGCATTGCCCCTGGAAAAACTTTCAGAGCTATACAATTATGCCTCTGAAAAAGGGCTTGAGTGCCTCGTTGAAATCCACGACGAGTCAGATTTGGAAAAGGCACTTCATATAAATGCCAAAATAATTGGAGTCAACAATCGTGATTTGAAGACATTCGAGGTCAATCTGGAAAATACCGAAAAACTCGGACCTCTTGTCAAAAAAGCAGGTGCGATGCTGATCAGCGAAAGCGGTATAAAAACACGGGAGGACATAGTCCGTGCATCGGCTGCAGGTGCCAGCGGGGTATTGATAGGAGAAACTTTTATGACCTCATCAAATCTCCAAAAAACTTTCAGCGAGTTCTCCGTTCCGATTGTGAGGGAACAGCATGAAGGTTAA